Proteins encoded by one window of Capra hircus breed San Clemente chromosome 8, ASM170441v1, whole genome shotgun sequence:
- the CLCN3 gene encoding H(+)/Cl(-) exchange transporter 3 isoform X2 produces the protein MDAASDPYLPYDGGGDCIPLRELHKRGTHYTMTNGGSISSSTHLLDLLDEPIPGVGTYDDFHTIDWVREKCKDRERHRRINSKKKESAWEMTKSLYDAWSGWLVVTLTGLASGALAGLIDIAADWMTDLKEGICLSALWYNHEQCCWGSNETTFEERDKCPQWKTWAELIIGQAEGPGSYIMNYMMYIFWALSFAFLAVSLVKVFAPYACGSGIPEIKTILSGFIIRGYLGKWTLMIKTITLVLAVASGLSLGKEGPLVHVACCCGNIFSYLFPKYSTNEAKKREVLSAASAAGVSVAFGAPIGGVLFSLEEVSYYFPLKTLWRSFFAALVAAFVLRSINPFGNSRLVLFYVEYHTPWYLFELFPFILLGVFGGLWGAFFIRANIAWCRRRKSTKFGKYPVLEVIVVAAITAVVAFPNPYTRLNTSELIKELFTDCGPLESSSLCDYRSDMNASKIVDDIPDRPAGLGVYSAIWQLCLALIFKIIMTVFTFGIKVPSGLFIPSMAIGAIAGRIVGIAVEQLAYYHHDWFIFKEWCEVGADCITPGLYAMVGAAACLGGVTRMTVSLVVIVFELTGGLEYIVPLMAAVMTSKWVGDAFGREGIYEAHIRLNGYPFLDAKEEFTHTTLAADVMRPRRSDPPLAVLTQDNMTVDDIENMINETSYNGFPVIMSRESQRLVGFALRRDLTIAIESARKKQEGIVGSSRVCFAQHTPSLPAESPRPLKLRSILDMSPFTVTDHTPMEIVVDIFRKLGLRQCLVTHNGSLLGIITKKNMVAHLEELTRHAEPLTPPWYHHKKRHPPSYGPDGKPRPRLHHVQLSPAAEEGEEDGEEACLLSSSSL, from the exons AtcaacagcaaaaagaaagaatcagCATGGGAGATGACGAAAAGCCTGTACGATGCGTGGTCAGGGTGGCTCGTGGTGACGCTGACAGGGTTGGCATCAG GGGCACTGGCTGGGTTAATAGACATTGCGGCCGACTGGATGACGGACCTGAAGGAGGGTATCTGCCTGAGCGCGCTCTGGTACAACCACGAGCAGTGCTGCTGGGGGTCCAACGAAACCACGTTCGAAGAGAGGGACAAGTGTCCACAGTGGAAAACGTGGGCAGAGTTGATCATAGGCCAGGCCGAG GGTCCTGGCTCGTACATCATGAACTACATGATGTACATCTTCTGGGCCTTGAGTTTCGCCTTTCTTGCCGTCTCGCTGGTGAAGGTGTTTGCGCCATACGCCTGTGGCTCTGGGATCCCAGAG ATTAAAACTATTTTGAGTGGATTCATCATCCGAGGCTACTTGGGAAAATGGACTTTAATGATTAAAACCATCACATTAGTACTGGCTGTGGCATCAGGCTTGAGTTTAGGAAAAGAAGGGCCCTTGGTCCATGTTGCCTGTTGCTGTGGAAACATCTTTTCCTACCTCTTTCCGAAGTACAGCACAAATGAAGCTAAAAAAAGAGAG GTGCTGTCGGCTGCCTCCGCTGCAGGCGTCTCTGTGGCTTTCGGCGCGCCAATCGGAGGAGTGCTGTTCAGTCTGGAAGAG GTCAGCTATTACTTTCCTCTGAAGACTCTGTGGAGGTCGTTCTTTGCTGCTTTGGTGGCTGCCTTTGTTCTGAGATCCATCAATCCGTTTGGTAACAGCCGCCTGGTCCTCTTCTACGTGGAGTATCACACTCCATGGTACCTGTTTGAACTGtttccctttatcctcctggggGTGTTCGGCGGGCTCTGGGGAGCCTTCTTTATCAGGGCCAACATTGCCTGGTGTCGCCGCCGCAAGTCCACCAAGTTCGGGAAGTACCCGGTCCTCGAGGTCATCGTGGTGGCGGCCATCACCGCAGTGGTCGCCTTCCCCAACCCGTACACGCGGCTCAACACCAGCGAGCTGATCAAAGAGCTGTTCACAGACTGCGGGCCCCTGGAGTCGTCCTCCCTGTGCGACTACAGGAGCGACATGAATGCCAGCAAGATCGTGGACGACATCCCCGACCGTCCCGCGGGCCTGGGGGTGTACTCTGCCATATGGCAGCTCTGCCTGGCTCTCATATTTAAGATCATAATGACTGTGTTCACTTTTGGCATCAAG GTCCCATCTGGCCTGTTCATCCCCAGCATGGCCATTGGCGCCATCGCCGGCCGCATCGTGGGCATCGCGGTGGAGCAGCTGGCCTACTATCACCACGACTGGTTCATCTTTAAGGAGTGGTGTGAGGTCGGCGCTGACTGCATCACCCCCGGCCTGTACGCCATGGTCGGCGCGGCCGCATGCCTAG GTGGTGTGACGAGGATGACCGTGTCCCTGGTGGTTATCGTCTTTGAGCTCACGGGAGGCCTGGAGTACATCGTGCCCCTCATGGCTGCCGTGATGACCAGCAAATGGGTGGGCGATGCCTTCGGGAGGGAAGGCATCTATGAAGCCCACATCCGGCTGAATGGGTACCCCTTCCTGGATGCCAAAGAAGAGTTCACCCACACCACCCTGGCTGCCGATGTCATGAGACCTCGGAGGAGCGACCCCCCGCTGGCCGTGCTGACCCAGGACAACATGACGGTGGACGACATAGAGAACATGATCAACGAGACCAGCTACAACGGCTTTCCCGTCATCATGTCCAGGGAGTCCCAGAGACTCGTGGGCTTTGCCCTCAGGAGAGACCTGACCATCGCCATAG AAAGTGCCCGGAAAAAGCAGGAGGGGATTGTGGGCAGCTCGCGCGTGTGCTTTGCGCAGCACACCCCATCCCTGCCGGCCGAGAGCCCCCGGCCACTGAAGCTCCGCAGCATCCTGGACATGAGCCCGTTCACGGTGACAGACCACACACCCATGGAGATCGTGGTGGACATCTTCCGGAAGCTGGGCCTGCGCCAGTGCCTCGTCACACACAACGG GAGCCTCTTGGGGATCATCACCAAGAAGAACATGGTAGCGCACCTGGAGGAGCTGACGCGGCACGCCGAGCCCCTG ACGCCTCCTTGGTATCATCACAAAAAAAGACATCCTCCGTCATATGGCCCAGACGGCAAACCAAGACCCCGCCTCCATCATGTTCAACTGAGCCCCGCggcggaggagggggaggaggacgGGGAGGAGGCCTGCCTGCTCAGCAGCAGCTCGCTCTGA
- the CLCN3 gene encoding H(+)/Cl(-) exchange transporter 3 isoform X4 → MDAASDPYLPYDGGGDCIPLRELHKRGTHYTMTNGGSISSSTHLLDLLDEPIPGVGTYDDFHTIDWVREKCKDRERHRRINSKKKESAWEMTKSLYDAWSGWLVVTLTGLASGALAGLIDIAADWMTDLKEGICLSALWYNHEQCCWGSNETTFEERDKCPQWKTWAELIIGQAEGPGSYIMNYMMYIFWALSFAFLAVSLVKVFAPYACGSGIPEIKTILSGFIIRGYLGKWTLMIKTITLVLAVASGLSLGKEGPLVHVACCCGNIFSYLFPKYSTNEAKKREVLSAASAAGVSVAFGAPIGGVLFSLEEVSYYFPLKTLWRSFFAALVAAFVLRSINPFGNSRLVLFYVEYHTPWYLFELFPFILLGVFGGLWGAFFIRANIAWCRRRKSTKFGKYPVLEVIVVAAITAVVAFPNPYTRLNTSELIKELFTDCGPLESSSLCDYRSDMNASKIVDDIPDRPAGLGVYSAIWQLCLALIFKIIMTVFTFGIKVPSGLFIPSMAIGAIAGRIVGIAVEQLAYYHHDWFIFKEWCEVGADCITPGLYAMVGAAACLGGVTRMTVSLVVIVFELTGGLEYIVPLMAAVMTSKWVGDAFGREGIYEAHIRLNGYPFLDAKEEFTHTTLAADVMRPRRSDPPLAVLTQDNMTVDDIENMINETSYNGFPVIMSRESQRLVGFALRRDLTIAIESARKKQEGIVGSSRVCFAQHTPSLPAESPRPLKLRSILDMSPFTVTDHTPMEIVVDIFRKLGLRQCLVTHNGRLLGIITKKDILRHMAQTANQDPASIMFN, encoded by the exons AtcaacagcaaaaagaaagaatcagCATGGGAGATGACGAAAAGCCTGTACGATGCGTGGTCAGGGTGGCTCGTGGTGACGCTGACAGGGTTGGCATCAG GGGCACTGGCTGGGTTAATAGACATTGCGGCCGACTGGATGACGGACCTGAAGGAGGGTATCTGCCTGAGCGCGCTCTGGTACAACCACGAGCAGTGCTGCTGGGGGTCCAACGAAACCACGTTCGAAGAGAGGGACAAGTGTCCACAGTGGAAAACGTGGGCAGAGTTGATCATAGGCCAGGCCGAG GGTCCTGGCTCGTACATCATGAACTACATGATGTACATCTTCTGGGCCTTGAGTTTCGCCTTTCTTGCCGTCTCGCTGGTGAAGGTGTTTGCGCCATACGCCTGTGGCTCTGGGATCCCAGAG ATTAAAACTATTTTGAGTGGATTCATCATCCGAGGCTACTTGGGAAAATGGACTTTAATGATTAAAACCATCACATTAGTACTGGCTGTGGCATCAGGCTTGAGTTTAGGAAAAGAAGGGCCCTTGGTCCATGTTGCCTGTTGCTGTGGAAACATCTTTTCCTACCTCTTTCCGAAGTACAGCACAAATGAAGCTAAAAAAAGAGAG GTGCTGTCGGCTGCCTCCGCTGCAGGCGTCTCTGTGGCTTTCGGCGCGCCAATCGGAGGAGTGCTGTTCAGTCTGGAAGAG GTCAGCTATTACTTTCCTCTGAAGACTCTGTGGAGGTCGTTCTTTGCTGCTTTGGTGGCTGCCTTTGTTCTGAGATCCATCAATCCGTTTGGTAACAGCCGCCTGGTCCTCTTCTACGTGGAGTATCACACTCCATGGTACCTGTTTGAACTGtttccctttatcctcctggggGTGTTCGGCGGGCTCTGGGGAGCCTTCTTTATCAGGGCCAACATTGCCTGGTGTCGCCGCCGCAAGTCCACCAAGTTCGGGAAGTACCCGGTCCTCGAGGTCATCGTGGTGGCGGCCATCACCGCAGTGGTCGCCTTCCCCAACCCGTACACGCGGCTCAACACCAGCGAGCTGATCAAAGAGCTGTTCACAGACTGCGGGCCCCTGGAGTCGTCCTCCCTGTGCGACTACAGGAGCGACATGAATGCCAGCAAGATCGTGGACGACATCCCCGACCGTCCCGCGGGCCTGGGGGTGTACTCTGCCATATGGCAGCTCTGCCTGGCTCTCATATTTAAGATCATAATGACTGTGTTCACTTTTGGCATCAAG GTCCCATCTGGCCTGTTCATCCCCAGCATGGCCATTGGCGCCATCGCCGGCCGCATCGTGGGCATCGCGGTGGAGCAGCTGGCCTACTATCACCACGACTGGTTCATCTTTAAGGAGTGGTGTGAGGTCGGCGCTGACTGCATCACCCCCGGCCTGTACGCCATGGTCGGCGCGGCCGCATGCCTAG GTGGTGTGACGAGGATGACCGTGTCCCTGGTGGTTATCGTCTTTGAGCTCACGGGAGGCCTGGAGTACATCGTGCCCCTCATGGCTGCCGTGATGACCAGCAAATGGGTGGGCGATGCCTTCGGGAGGGAAGGCATCTATGAAGCCCACATCCGGCTGAATGGGTACCCCTTCCTGGATGCCAAAGAAGAGTTCACCCACACCACCCTGGCTGCCGATGTCATGAGACCTCGGAGGAGCGACCCCCCGCTGGCCGTGCTGACCCAGGACAACATGACGGTGGACGACATAGAGAACATGATCAACGAGACCAGCTACAACGGCTTTCCCGTCATCATGTCCAGGGAGTCCCAGAGACTCGTGGGCTTTGCCCTCAGGAGAGACCTGACCATCGCCATAG AAAGTGCCCGGAAAAAGCAGGAGGGGATTGTGGGCAGCTCGCGCGTGTGCTTTGCGCAGCACACCCCATCCCTGCCGGCCGAGAGCCCCCGGCCACTGAAGCTCCGCAGCATCCTGGACATGAGCCCGTTCACGGTGACAGACCACACACCCATGGAGATCGTGGTGGACATCTTCCGGAAGCTGGGCCTGCGCCAGTGCCTCGTCACACACAACGG ACGCCTCCTTGGTATCATCACAAAAAAAGACATCCTCCGTCATATGGCCCAGACGGCAAACCAAGACCCCGCCTCCATCATGTTCAACTGA